The following proteins are co-located in the Desulfatitalea tepidiphila genome:
- a CDS encoding SDR family oxidoreductase: protein MVEVNRILVTGATGYIGGRLIPRLLARGCRVRAFGRSVEKMACRAWASHPNAELAEGDVLDVRALYDAARGCDAAYYLVHSMVAQKGRYAEADRRGALNMRAAAEAANLRQVIYLGGLGDGHHHAISRHLKSRHEVGDILQSGSVPTTVLRAAMIIGSGSASFEILRYLVERLPVMITPRWVRTPTQPIAIENVLGYLVGCLGNDGAIGKTFDIGGPEIVNYETLIQLYAEEAGLPRRRVIPVPVLTPTLSARWIHLVTPVPASIALPLTEGLSVPTTCADDQVRAVVEEKLIPCRQAIRTALDRILEKQVETCWSDAGALQPPAWTICGDAPYAGGTVLNCGYRMVLDASCEQTWRHVERIGGRQGYYFGNGLWWLRGLLDRLVGGVGLRRGRRHPERLRTGDALDFWRVLNLDTNRRLTLVAEMKMPGEALLDIQLAPSGQNRCELRMVARFLPRGLGGLVYWYVLSPFHVWIYQGMLKAIARRAGAARTTRPKRFDPEDRRACAWTPGTSTRVL, encoded by the coding sequence ATGGTTGAGGTGAATCGCATACTGGTGACGGGCGCCACCGGCTATATCGGAGGGCGCCTGATTCCGCGGTTGCTGGCCCGGGGGTGTCGTGTCCGCGCCTTCGGCCGTTCTGTGGAAAAGATGGCCTGCCGGGCCTGGGCGTCGCATCCCAATGCGGAGTTGGCAGAGGGGGATGTTCTGGATGTGCGGGCCTTGTATGATGCGGCCCGGGGTTGTGATGCGGCTTACTACCTGGTTCACTCCATGGTGGCACAAAAGGGCCGATATGCGGAGGCCGACCGAAGAGGTGCGCTGAACATGCGTGCAGCCGCGGAAGCGGCGAACCTCAGACAGGTCATCTACCTGGGTGGCCTGGGTGACGGCCATCATCATGCCATCAGCCGCCATCTGAAATCCAGGCACGAGGTCGGTGACATTCTCCAATCGGGTTCGGTACCGACCACCGTGCTGCGGGCGGCCATGATCATCGGATCGGGCAGCGCGTCATTCGAGATCCTGCGTTACCTGGTCGAGCGCTTGCCGGTCATGATCACCCCGCGTTGGGTGCGCACACCCACCCAGCCGATAGCCATCGAAAATGTATTGGGTTACCTGGTCGGGTGTCTGGGCAACGATGGCGCCATAGGCAAAACTTTTGACATCGGCGGACCGGAGATCGTTAACTATGAAACCCTGATTCAACTCTACGCCGAGGAGGCTGGGTTGCCCCGACGCCGGGTGATACCTGTGCCGGTGCTCACGCCGACCCTCAGCGCGAGATGGATTCACCTGGTGACCCCGGTGCCTGCATCCATCGCCCTGCCTCTGACCGAAGGATTGAGCGTTCCGACGACCTGTGCCGACGATCAGGTTCGCGCGGTCGTCGAAGAGAAGCTGATCCCCTGTCGCCAGGCCATACGTACCGCTCTGGACCGCATCCTGGAAAAACAGGTGGAGACCTGCTGGTCCGATGCCGGTGCGCTTCAACCGCCGGCTTGGACGATCTGTGGAGATGCGCCCTATGCCGGCGGCACGGTTTTGAACTGCGGCTATCGCATGGTGCTGGATGCCTCCTGCGAGCAGACCTGGAGACACGTGGAGCGTATCGGTGGGAGGCAGGGTTACTACTTCGGCAATGGGCTGTGGTGGCTTCGCGGCCTGCTCGACCGCCTGGTCGGGGGTGTGGGGCTTCGACGGGGGAGACGCCATCCAGAGCGGCTGCGTACCGGAGATGCCCTCGATTTCTGGCGCGTGCTGAACCTCGATACTAACCGCCGCTTGACGCTGGTGGCCGAAATGAAAATGCCCGGCGAGGCATTGCTCGACATTCAACTGGCCCCCTCGGGTCAGAATCGTTGCGAACTCCGGATGGTCGCGCGGTTTCTGCCCAGGGGTCTGGGCGGCCTGGTCTACTGGTATGTGCTTTCCCCCTTTCATGTGTGGATTTATCAAGGTATGTTGAAGGCCATTGCACGGCGTGCCGGCGCCGCCCGAACGACCCGGCCCAAGCGATTCGATCCGGAAGACCGGAGGGCTTGCGCATGGACGCCTGGAACTTCCACCCGAGTGTTGTAG
- a CDS encoding two-component system sensor histidine kinase NtrB: protein MNPTERIKLLSMAGMLTLATSLTIYFHAVLQSGLVFTHLFYIPVILGALWWGRKGLSIAIYLGLMLTVCHWALRPDMAGPNDHFRAVMFVVVSLLVLMMRKKILASEAALKQQSSELQQRVQALSCLYAINRLREKSTLSLPDIFRKTIHLLEEVGFGGGSARARITYEGRAFGNETPSDYSFSFSSPIILGQQVSGKLDLGLCEKPSVDTATFFDNARELTEEVARRLAIIIDHENARSELERHRHHMETLVQERTEELIVVNRRLREEIAERLKTELSLRESEYKYRLLFENANEAIYISQEDRILFPNPALTKLSGYSGEQLLGREFITLVHPDDADMVYHHYRRRIEGGSVPNTYAFRLVTANGATCWVEINAVAIEWREKPATLNFLRDISSRKKIEATLGQIQKMEAIGVLAAGIAHKFNNALASITGSIDLLKLCFPDHPEVTRYCQTMFHSVETMTGLTRQLLAYARGGKYQARRQQLSALTMETLQMLDAPKDKNIQIETLFAPNTPDIEGDAVQLRMVLQAILSNSAEAVQTGGRIRIHAFRCHMDAYDASAFEGLPSGEYAGLCVADNGIGMTEETSSRIFEPFFTTKFLGRGMGMAAVYGIIKNHGGYVYVDSEINHGTVVHIFLPAIS from the coding sequence ATGAACCCTACCGAACGTATCAAACTGTTGTCCATGGCAGGCATGTTGACGCTGGCCACCTCCCTGACAATCTATTTCCACGCGGTACTGCAGAGCGGATTGGTCTTTACCCATCTTTTTTACATTCCTGTGATTCTCGGCGCTTTATGGTGGGGTCGCAAGGGATTGAGCATCGCCATTTACCTGGGACTCATGCTGACGGTGTGCCACTGGGCATTAAGACCCGATATGGCAGGCCCCAATGACCATTTCAGAGCCGTCATGTTTGTCGTGGTCTCGTTGCTGGTCTTGATGATGCGCAAGAAAATTCTCGCCTCCGAAGCAGCCTTAAAGCAACAGTCATCGGAATTGCAGCAACGGGTGCAGGCCCTGAGCTGCCTTTACGCCATAAACCGCCTGAGGGAAAAAAGCACCCTTTCCTTGCCGGATATTTTCCGAAAAACGATCCATCTGTTGGAAGAGGTCGGTTTCGGGGGAGGGTCAGCCCGAGCGCGTATCACCTATGAGGGGCGCGCATTCGGAAACGAAACGCCATCGGATTATTCTTTCAGCTTTTCGAGCCCCATCATCCTGGGGCAACAGGTTTCGGGGAAACTCGATCTGGGCCTTTGTGAGAAACCATCGGTGGACACGGCCACCTTTTTCGATAATGCCCGGGAATTGACAGAAGAAGTAGCCAGAAGGCTGGCCATCATTATCGATCACGAAAACGCCCGCTCCGAACTGGAACGCCACCGGCATCACATGGAAACATTGGTGCAGGAGCGGACGGAAGAGCTGATCGTGGTCAATCGGCGGCTCAGGGAAGAGATTGCCGAACGCCTGAAAACAGAACTTTCATTGCGGGAGTCGGAATACAAGTACCGACTCCTGTTTGAAAACGCCAATGAAGCGATCTATATATCCCAGGAGGATCGCATCCTGTTCCCGAATCCCGCACTGACCAAACTGAGCGGATACAGCGGCGAGCAATTGCTGGGGCGTGAATTCATAACCCTGGTACACCCCGATGATGCCGACATGGTCTACCATCACTACCGTCGACGTATAGAGGGTGGCAGCGTCCCCAATACCTACGCATTTCGTCTGGTAACAGCCAATGGCGCCACTTGCTGGGTTGAAATCAACGCCGTGGCGATCGAATGGCGGGAGAAACCCGCTACCCTGAACTTTCTGAGAGATATCTCCTCCCGCAAAAAAATCGAAGCCACCCTTGGACAGATTCAGAAAATGGAAGCCATCGGCGTTCTGGCGGCCGGTATTGCACACAAATTCAACAACGCGCTCGCAAGCATCACCGGCAGCATCGATCTTCTCAAACTCTGCTTTCCAGACCACCCGGAGGTCACAAGATATTGCCAGACCATGTTTCACTCCGTAGAGACCATGACCGGATTGACACGACAACTCCTGGCCTATGCCCGCGGCGGCAAATACCAGGCGCGGCGTCAACAGCTCTCGGCCCTGACGATGGAAACACTTCAGATGCTCGACGCACCCAAGGACAAAAACATACAGATCGAAACCCTGTTTGCACCGAATACACCCGACATCGAAGGCGATGCCGTCCAGCTTCGCATGGTTCTCCAGGCGATCCTCAGCAATTCTGCTGAAGCGGTGCAAACCGGCGGTCGCATTCGAATTCACGCCTTTCGATGCCATATGGATGCATACGATGCATCGGCGTTCGAAGGCTTACCCTCGGGTGAATATGCCGGATTGTGCGTGGCCGACAATGGCATCGGCATGACTGAAGAGACCAGTTCCCGGATATTCGAACCTTTCTTCACCACCAAATTCCTGGGCCGCGGCATGGGCATGGCCGCAGTTTACGGCATCATCAAAAATCATGGCGGCTATGTCTACGTCGACTCGGAAATCAACCACGGAACGGTGGTACATATCTTCCTGCCCGCCATCTCTTGA
- a CDS encoding PAS and helix-turn-helix domain-containing protein → MKNSINRFVNDHQPCTFSDDLGKAVLNSLSAHIAILDDQGTILETNRAWQAFGGGTLADHANHFIGTNYLKVCDSAEGEGAEDAHAVAEGIRQVITGEVSEFLHDYPCHGPAEHHWFYMRAIRMEGDGPARVVVSHEEITQLKLTEEALKQSKVALEEQKQYLEEANIALKVLLKQRENDRTDLEQKVLSNIKNLVLPYVEKLKRAPLRPKDKTAVEIVDAHLNDIISPLMQRLTNINILLTPQELQVATLVKDGRSSKEIAEILSVSETTVHFHRKNLRHKFGIKNSSTNLRSYLMSIG, encoded by the coding sequence ATGAAAAATAGCATAAATCGTTTTGTGAACGACCATCAACCCTGCACCTTCAGTGACGATTTGGGCAAAGCCGTTCTCAACTCGCTCTCCGCCCATATCGCCATCCTCGACGACCAGGGCACCATCCTGGAAACCAACCGCGCGTGGCAGGCGTTCGGGGGCGGCACGCTCGCCGATCACGCCAACCATTTCATCGGAACCAATTATTTGAAAGTTTGCGACTCGGCCGAAGGTGAAGGGGCCGAAGATGCCCACGCGGTGGCGGAAGGGATTCGCCAGGTGATTACCGGCGAGGTATCCGAGTTTTTGCATGATTATCCCTGTCATGGTCCCGCCGAACACCATTGGTTCTACATGCGCGCCATCCGCATGGAAGGTGATGGCCCGGCACGCGTCGTGGTCAGCCACGAGGAGATCACCCAACTGAAACTGACCGAAGAGGCCCTGAAACAGAGCAAAGTGGCCTTGGAAGAACAGAAACAGTACCTGGAAGAGGCGAACATCGCTCTCAAGGTCCTTCTCAAACAGCGGGAAAACGACAGGACCGACCTTGAGCAAAAGGTCCTGTCCAATATCAAAAACCTGGTCCTGCCCTATGTCGAAAAGCTCAAGCGCGCGCCGCTGCGACCCAAGGACAAGACGGCCGTGGAAATCGTCGACGCTCATTTGAACGATATCATCTCCCCCCTCATGCAGCGCTTGACCAATATCAACATTTTGCTCACGCCCCAGGAGTTGCAAGTCGCCACCCTGGTCAAAGACGGTCGTAGCAGCAAGGAGATCGCCGAAATCCTGTCGGTGTCCGAGACCACCGTCCATTTTCATCGCAAAAACCTGCGCCACAAATTCGGCATCAAGAACAGCAGCACAAACCTGCGTTCCTATCTTATGTCGATCGGATAG
- a CDS encoding pyridoxamine 5'-phosphate oxidase family protein, whose product MLDTIKELIRQNDLCVLATIGPQGPHTSLMAYTASSDATRMFLVTPKNTLKYQNMVRDPRVSLMIDSRNKASRQEIRALTVSGHAAEVADPETIKDLRDAFAVRHPHLKRLIEQPDVAWISVQVDSFQLLDGVHDAHHVQLES is encoded by the coding sequence ATGCTTGATACCATAAAGGAACTGATTCGGCAAAACGATCTGTGTGTCCTGGCGACCATAGGCCCCCAAGGACCGCACACCTCCTTGATGGCCTATACCGCTTCCTCAGACGCCACCCGGATGTTTCTGGTCACGCCGAAGAACACTCTCAAGTACCAAAACATGGTCCGCGATCCTCGGGTCAGCCTCATGATCGATTCGCGTAACAAGGCGTCGCGCCAGGAGATACGGGCCTTGACGGTTTCCGGGCACGCGGCCGAAGTTGCAGACCCGGAAACCATCAAAGACCTCCGTGACGCCTTCGCCGTTCGGCACCCGCACTTGAAACGCCTCATCGAACAGCCCGATGTGGCCTGGATCAGTGTGCAGGTCGATTCGTTCCAACTGCTCGACGGCGTCCACGACGCCCATCACGTCCAATTGGAATCATAG
- a CDS encoding alpha/beta hydrolase, whose protein sequence is MTAADRHAYAELDRPEILRAIFHPRPEPAGIDRRGQGQDHLIPVAREIAIGSRFHLCDRSGATILFFHGNGEIVADYDDLAPLYNQMGINFIVTDYRGYGRSTGYPTISGMMADCHLVFDYARDWLTKSGYQGPLVVMGRSLGSASALELAADPDKNIDGLIIESGFAYAAPLLRLLGVDVDRIGFNEEDCFGNVDKITKFLGPTLVIHAEYDHIIPFSDGQALYNASPAPQKRLIQIEDANHNDIFFRGMAVYMRAIREFIKLTAP, encoded by the coding sequence ATGACCGCAGCGGATCGCCATGCGTATGCCGAACTGGACCGCCCCGAAATCCTGCGCGCCATTTTTCATCCGCGGCCCGAACCGGCAGGGATTGACCGGCGCGGCCAAGGCCAGGACCACCTCATCCCGGTCGCCCGGGAGATCGCCATCGGATCACGGTTCCACCTGTGCGATCGATCGGGCGCCACAATCCTCTTTTTTCACGGCAACGGGGAGATCGTGGCCGATTACGATGACCTGGCGCCCTTGTACAACCAGATGGGGATCAACTTTATCGTGACCGACTACCGCGGTTACGGCCGATCCACCGGATACCCGACGATCAGCGGAATGATGGCCGATTGCCACCTGGTGTTCGACTATGCGCGCGACTGGCTGACGAAAAGTGGCTACCAGGGCCCACTGGTGGTCATGGGCCGCTCCCTGGGCAGCGCGTCCGCTCTGGAACTGGCGGCTGACCCAGATAAAAATATCGACGGCCTGATCATCGAAAGCGGTTTCGCCTATGCAGCGCCGCTGTTGCGCCTGCTGGGCGTCGATGTGGATCGTATCGGATTCAATGAGGAGGATTGTTTCGGGAATGTGGATAAGATCACGAAATTCCTCGGTCCCACCCTCGTCATTCATGCCGAATACGATCACATCATTCCATTCAGCGACGGGCAGGCGCTTTACAATGCCAGCCCGGCGCCTCAAAAACGGTTGATCCAGATCGAAGATGCCAACCACAACGATATCTTCTTCCGTGGGATGGCGGTCTACATGCGGGCAATCCGTGAGTTCATAAAGCTGACGGCGCCGTAA
- a CDS encoding gamma carbonic anhydrase family protein → MILPYKGKMPIIGKNVFIAPTAVIIGDVVIEDDASIWFGAVVRGDRDNITVGSGSNVQDNCTLHVDSNHPLRIGAQTTIGHNAVIHGCTIADRVLIGIGAVVLNDALIHEGSVVAAGSVVPEGMVVGPLELAAGVPAKIKKRYEQDRAQTHVREAGIYLELSSDYRADMA, encoded by the coding sequence ATGATTCTGCCATACAAAGGAAAGATGCCGATCATCGGCAAAAACGTGTTTATCGCCCCGACCGCCGTGATCATCGGTGACGTCGTCATCGAAGACGATGCCAGCATATGGTTCGGCGCGGTCGTCCGCGGCGATCGGGACAATATCACCGTCGGCTCCGGCAGCAATGTTCAGGACAACTGCACCTTGCACGTCGACAGCAACCACCCGTTGCGAATCGGGGCTCAGACCACCATCGGTCACAATGCCGTCATCCATGGGTGTACGATTGCCGATCGGGTCCTGATCGGCATCGGCGCGGTGGTCTTGAACGATGCCCTGATTCATGAGGGCAGCGTTGTCGCGGCCGGCAGTGTCGTGCCCGAGGGCATGGTGGTGGGCCCTCTGGAGTTGGCCGCGGGCGTGCCGGCCAAGATCAAGAAGCGGTACGAACAGGACCGGGCCCAGACCCATGTGCGAGAGGCGGGTATCTATCTCGAACTCTCCTCGGACTACAGGGCCGATATGGCGTAG
- a CDS encoding dynamin family protein, with translation MYRDNYIKALRTEMLEMVAEQLTPVAIRYGYSDVPLETTIKWRPQVLVLGGYSSGKSTLINEFLGAEIQATGQAPTDDSFTIITYDDSLPPDEPIKVTESRDGKFLLNDSEYPFETLKKHGQRFAAHFRLKKVNSPFLKNLALIDTPGMLDSITERDRGYNYQEVIGDLAQIADLVLVLFDPHKAGTVREIHTSLRETLPSRTFEDRVLFVLNRIDECASMIDLLRVYGTLCWNLSQITGRKDIPMIHLSYSLKKSREISKDQEMSYLRFLENQRDVLKLAVLQAPRYRLDNLAAFVETHGERLAHFLEALISYRKRARKFGLKNFLVAFLCCLALGSAVFMITMTAPPLAGTDLIIKGVIAGGAVIAGLLAWAFSLRRFFYKRFLKKALKNTSSLTALFNQTRKDNWEAVRDAVIRYLRNTEGKFSLRDVRNDFSVVWQVYERGSKEIREALKELEGLSIEEETEFFKARLNLDDQGNPRGVTA, from the coding sequence ATGTATCGAGACAATTACATTAAAGCCCTTCGCACCGAGATGCTGGAGATGGTCGCCGAGCAACTGACGCCCGTGGCCATTCGCTACGGGTACAGCGATGTTCCCCTGGAAACTACCATCAAGTGGCGTCCCCAGGTCTTGGTTTTAGGCGGGTATTCTTCGGGCAAATCCACCCTGATCAATGAATTTCTCGGGGCCGAAATCCAGGCTACCGGTCAGGCGCCCACCGACGACTCGTTCACGATCATCACCTATGACGACTCGCTGCCACCCGACGAACCGATCAAGGTGACCGAGTCACGGGATGGAAAATTTCTGCTCAACGACAGCGAATACCCCTTTGAAACGTTAAAGAAGCACGGCCAACGGTTTGCGGCCCATTTCCGCCTGAAAAAAGTCAATTCGCCATTCCTCAAGAATCTGGCCCTCATCGACACCCCGGGCATGCTCGACAGCATCACCGAAAGGGACCGCGGGTATAACTACCAGGAGGTCATTGGAGATCTGGCTCAAATCGCCGACCTGGTCCTCGTTCTCTTCGATCCCCACAAGGCCGGTACCGTTCGCGAGATTCACACCAGCCTGCGTGAAACCTTGCCATCCAGAACCTTTGAGGACCGGGTACTGTTCGTTCTCAACCGGATCGACGAGTGTGCCTCCATGATCGACCTGTTGCGCGTCTACGGGACCTTATGTTGGAACCTTTCCCAAATTACCGGGCGCAAAGATATCCCCATGATCCATTTGAGCTACTCCCTGAAAAAAAGCAGGGAGATATCAAAGGATCAGGAGATGAGCTACTTGCGCTTCCTGGAAAATCAGCGCGATGTGCTCAAATTGGCGGTGTTGCAAGCGCCGCGGTACCGACTGGACAACCTGGCCGCCTTCGTGGAAACCCATGGCGAACGATTGGCCCATTTTCTCGAAGCCCTCATCAGCTATCGCAAAAGGGCCCGCAAATTCGGTCTCAAAAATTTCCTGGTTGCCTTCCTGTGCTGCCTCGCACTGGGCAGCGCCGTCTTTATGATCACCATGACGGCGCCGCCCCTGGCGGGAACCGACCTGATCATAAAAGGCGTCATCGCCGGAGGTGCCGTCATCGCGGGCCTGTTGGCATGGGCCTTTTCCTTGCGCCGCTTTTTCTATAAACGTTTCCTGAAGAAAGCACTGAAGAACACCAGCAGCTTGACCGCCCTTTTCAATCAAACCCGTAAAGACAACTGGGAAGCGGTGCGGGACGCGGTGATCCGTTATCTGCGCAATACGGAAGGGAAGTTTTCGTTGCGGGATGTGCGCAACGACTTCAGTGTGGTTTGGCAGGTCTATGAACGCGGCTCCAAGGAAATCCGCGAAGCATTGAAAGAACTCGAGGGCTTGTCCATAGAAGAAGAAACCGAATTTTTCAAAGCACGTCTCAACCTGGATGACCAGGGAAACCCAAGGGGTGTGACGGCTTAA
- a CDS encoding pyridoxamine 5'-phosphate oxidase family protein, whose product MDLKQYFEDNKGFGVLSTADGQGNVDSAVYSRPHVMEDGTMAFIMNDRLSHHYLQSNPKAAYLFREEGAGYRGKRFFLTKVSEEQDTERLAALKRRVYTSEKQSAGPKFLVFFKIDKELPLIGPGEEEV is encoded by the coding sequence ATGGATCTGAAACAATACTTCGAAGACAACAAAGGTTTTGGCGTGCTGTCCACCGCGGATGGCCAAGGCAATGTGGATTCGGCCGTATACAGCCGCCCGCATGTGATGGAAGACGGCACCATGGCATTCATCATGAACGACCGCCTCTCCCATCACTACCTGCAATCCAACCCCAAGGCCGCCTATCTGTTCAGGGAGGAAGGCGCTGGATATCGCGGCAAACGGTTCTTTTTGACCAAAGTGAGCGAGGAGCAGGATACCGAACGGCTCGCCGCACTCAAACGCCGTGTATATACGTCCGAGAAGCAATCTGCCGGACCCAAGTTTTTGGTCTTCTTCAAGATAGACAAGGAACTGCCTCTCATCGGCCCGGGCGAAGAGGAGGTATAG
- a CDS encoding class I SAM-dependent methyltransferase, whose protein sequence is MNHININNVADIFFQLGWTSELARHTDAYAARGVNFWRDLFPHRLRTSLENKQAGDQLSIDFAPEELFRNGQSRSVQTFKRAQFDPVLIGKPDLRPLFGRFYPKGLLRDVAGVFSANRQPFRCVDVNDRSLQGDLGHPLSERPVSLKVSVGSVGPKFEERGGGMRDWIETICDGVGMQAPWMGRPTDFFEGNPFARQDESADQEFYAKPRLVQHLDDAALGVIQDLYGRFIKDGMNVLDLMGSWDSHLPSSVRLSHLAGLGLNAYELEKNERLTDRRVQDLNQDLGLDFPENHFDAVVCTASVEYLIDPISVFSEVARVLRPGGPFVVTFSNRWFEPKAVAIWKELHEFERMGLVLEYFRRSGKFQKLQTYSLRGLGRPVQDKYYMQLPYADPVYAVWGEKIGLNV, encoded by the coding sequence ATGAATCATATTAACATCAACAATGTTGCGGATATTTTTTTCCAGTTGGGATGGACCAGTGAACTGGCGCGCCACACAGATGCCTATGCCGCACGCGGCGTGAATTTCTGGAGAGACCTGTTTCCCCACCGGTTGAGAACAAGCCTGGAAAACAAACAGGCCGGGGACCAGTTGTCCATCGATTTTGCGCCCGAAGAGTTGTTCCGTAATGGTCAGTCCCGCTCGGTCCAAACCTTCAAACGCGCCCAATTCGACCCGGTCCTTATCGGAAAACCCGATCTGAGGCCGCTGTTCGGCAGGTTCTATCCCAAGGGCCTGCTCCGAGACGTTGCGGGAGTTTTCAGCGCCAACAGACAGCCGTTCAGATGTGTGGATGTCAATGACAGAAGCCTCCAGGGCGACCTGGGGCATCCGTTGTCCGAGCGGCCGGTGTCGTTGAAGGTATCGGTGGGATCGGTCGGCCCCAAGTTCGAGGAACGCGGCGGCGGCATGCGGGATTGGATCGAAACCATTTGCGATGGGGTCGGCATGCAGGCCCCCTGGATGGGCCGGCCCACCGACTTTTTCGAGGGAAACCCCTTCGCCCGCCAGGATGAAAGCGCGGATCAAGAGTTCTACGCCAAACCTCGCCTGGTACAGCATCTGGACGATGCGGCACTGGGCGTGATCCAGGATCTATATGGTCGTTTTATAAAAGACGGTATGAACGTCCTCGATCTGATGGGCAGCTGGGATTCCCATTTGCCCTCATCCGTACGGTTGTCCCATCTGGCCGGCCTGGGACTGAACGCATATGAGCTCGAAAAAAACGAACGGCTCACCGACCGCAGGGTGCAAGACTTGAACCAGGACCTTGGACTCGACTTCCCGGAAAACCATTTCGATGCGGTCGTATGCACGGCTTCTGTGGAATACTTGATCGATCCGATTTCGGTTTTCTCCGAGGTGGCCCGTGTGCTGCGTCCGGGGGGCCCGTTTGTTGTCACCTTTTCCAACCGTTGGTTCGAGCCCAAGGCCGTGGCGATATGGAAAGAGCTGCACGAATTCGAACGCATGGGACTGGTCCTGGAGTATTTCCGAAGATCCGGAAAATTTCAAAAATTGCAGACCTATTCGCTCAGGGGACTTGGCCGGCCCGTTCAAGATAAATATTATATGCAACTGCCCTACGCCGACCCAGTGTATGCCGTGTGGGGCGAGAAGATAGGACTGAATGTTTGA
- a CDS encoding DUF6794 domain-containing protein produces the protein MIDRFQRFRLPRTVDEAVDILISDLTTQQMNTMGHMSDEAFDQLCRQLTPHLQHDFGLWRGNDRLLMDCFDKVDNHTDTDPMRIILERMRERLKVDHGVFIAT, from the coding sequence ATGATTGACCGTTTTCAGAGATTCAGACTGCCAAGGACTGTCGACGAGGCTGTCGACATATTGATATCCGATTTGACGACCCAGCAGATGAATACTATGGGCCACATGAGCGACGAGGCGTTCGACCAACTGTGCAGGCAACTGACCCCTCACTTGCAACACGACTTTGGTTTGTGGAGAGGCAATGACCGATTGCTGATGGATTGCTTCGATAAGGTCGACAACCATACCGACACGGACCCGATGCGTATCATTTTGGAGCGCATGCGTGAACGCCTCAAAGTGGATCACGGGGTATTCATCGCCACATAG
- a CDS encoding pyridoxamine 5'-phosphate oxidase family protein has product MNIRNPLQGPSDDPLAPEVLHRHACALIHSMRTMVLATQDHQGPWAAPVYYVYVEPSFCFFSSPNARHVQRTQPDDLVAAAIFADSDQWQEIQGLQMSGYLREISKRTDQLKSIGRFLARFPFAVPFLRPSKSESADVVPEVAEKVRIYAFTPQESYYVNNHLAFGKRLPVELRRRKK; this is encoded by the coding sequence ATGAACATCCGAAACCCACTGCAAGGGCCCTCCGATGACCCGCTGGCTCCTGAAGTTCTTCACCGCCATGCCTGTGCATTGATCCACTCCATGCGCACCATGGTGCTGGCCACCCAGGATCATCAAGGCCCCTGGGCGGCGCCTGTTTATTATGTCTACGTCGAGCCCTCTTTCTGTTTTTTTTCGAGCCCCAACGCACGCCATGTCCAGCGCACACAGCCGGACGACCTCGTTGCGGCGGCCATTTTCGCAGACAGTGACCAGTGGCAGGAAATCCAGGGGTTGCAGATGAGCGGCTATCTTCGTGAGATCAGCAAACGAACCGATCAACTGAAAAGTATCGGGCGATTTCTGGCCCGATTCCCGTTTGCGGTGCCGTTTCTGCGGCCTTCGAAATCGGAATCGGCAGATGTCGTTCCGGAGGTCGCTGAAAAGGTCAGGATCTACGCCTTCACCCCCCAGGAAAGCTACTACGTCAACAACCACCTGGCCTTTGGCAAGCGGTTACCCGTCGAATTGAGGAGGAGAAAGAAATGA